From the genome of Haemophilus parainfluenzae, one region includes:
- a CDS encoding energy-coupling factor ABC transporter ATP-binding protein, protein MNVLEVKQLQIMREQRVIIDNLSFELPEGHRLFLQGDIGCGKSTLLHCLLGFILYQQGEIRWFGNVCRQEKDFVPLRGKIGICFQHAGDQLFGPTVLDDVAFGPLNQGLNRDEAYQIALQQLERLNIVGLKDRSVNTLSGGEQNFTALAGVLAMQPKVLLLDEPTNGLDVKNIAKLTALLRELQLPMLIASHDLRFSETLADSCLSLATDNDG, encoded by the coding sequence ATGAACGTCCTCGAAGTCAAACAATTACAAATCATGCGCGAGCAGCGTGTGATTATTGATAACCTTTCTTTTGAACTCCCTGAAGGCCATCGTCTTTTTTTACAAGGTGATATTGGTTGTGGAAAATCCACCCTATTACATTGCCTATTAGGTTTTATACTTTACCAACAAGGAGAAATTCGCTGGTTCGGTAATGTATGTCGACAAGAAAAGGATTTTGTACCATTGCGTGGAAAAATAGGCATCTGTTTCCAGCATGCTGGCGATCAACTTTTCGGCCCAACTGTACTTGATGATGTGGCCTTTGGTCCTCTCAATCAAGGATTGAACAGAGATGAAGCCTATCAAATTGCATTACAACAGTTGGAACGTCTAAATATTGTTGGATTAAAAGATCGTTCTGTGAATACCTTATCTGGTGGTGAACAGAATTTTACTGCGCTAGCCGGCGTACTGGCGATGCAACCCAAAGTATTATTATTAGATGAACCAACTAATGGACTCGATGTAAAAAATATCGCCAAACTGACCGCACTTTTACGCGAATTACAGTTGCCAATGCTTATTGCTTCACATGATTTACGCTTTAGTGAAACACTTGCGGATTCCTGTTTATCTTTAGCTACAGATAATGATGGCTAA
- a CDS encoding energy-coupling factor transporter transmembrane component T family protein, giving the protein MNFLAIFQPHLRLIYVFLCGLIVSTMTHGSALIILNLIVFGGLLIALICYRKSLVSYFKYWLKLNLFTLLVWLTLSWKITEQGLVLNPMGIQLALLITLRFNLILSLTRLLLMDMNESLLLQALCRLPLPEKLLHLFVLTVRYISVFSEVHKKMDMAMRARGYQPKLNGRTLFIAAQRVALLLIHALVKAEKTEMALKARGFQLHDVKKTQDKS; this is encoded by the coding sequence ATGAATTTCCTTGCTATTTTTCAACCGCACTTACGATTGATTTATGTGTTTTTGTGTGGACTTATCGTCAGCACAATGACACATGGTTCAGCGCTTATTATCCTTAATCTAATCGTATTCGGCGGATTACTTATTGCGCTAATATGCTATCGAAAATCCCTTGTCAGTTATTTCAAATATTGGCTTAAACTAAATCTCTTTACGCTACTCGTTTGGTTAACCTTAAGCTGGAAAATCACCGAGCAAGGTTTAGTATTAAATCCTATGGGTATTCAGCTCGCACTGCTCATCACGCTACGTTTTAATTTGATTTTAAGTTTAACCCGACTCTTGTTAATGGATATGAACGAGAGCCTTTTATTGCAGGCATTGTGCCGTTTGCCATTACCTGAAAAACTACTTCATCTCTTTGTTCTCACTGTTCGCTATATTTCAGTGTTCAGTGAAGTACATAAAAAGATGGATATGGCAATGCGAGCACGTGGCTACCAGCCAAAACTTAATGGCAGAACCTTATTTATCGCGGCGCAGCGTGTGGCATTATTATTAATTCATGCCCTCGTTAAAGCGGAAAAAACAGAAATGGCGCTAAAAGCTCGTGGCTTTCAGCTGCATGATGTGAAAAAAACACAGGATAAATCTTGA
- the cbiM gene encoding cobalt transporter CbiM → MHLSEGVLHTPVLLGGAAVALVCVMIGLKRLNSQQLPLTALFAAAFFVAGTIHVPVGIGSVHLILNGMAGLFLGWAVFPAFLIALVLQALLFSFGGFAVLGVNLCIMALPALLVHWLFAKRLEHDNSRRTQITAGIGAGVIGVGGSALLASLVLALDGGKAYSDLIMLLVISHIPVFIIDSIVSVGVVLLLNKMYPTALSVVK, encoded by the coding sequence ATGCATTTATCGGAAGGTGTGTTGCATACACCCGTATTGCTTGGTGGTGCAGCTGTCGCATTAGTCTGCGTAATGATTGGTCTTAAACGACTCAATTCGCAGCAATTGCCGCTAACAGCATTGTTTGCTGCTGCTTTTTTTGTTGCTGGCACCATTCATGTACCGGTAGGCATTGGTAGCGTGCATCTCATCTTAAACGGCATGGCCGGCCTGTTTCTTGGCTGGGCTGTTTTCCCTGCTTTTTTAATCGCATTAGTCCTACAAGCCCTGCTCTTTTCCTTTGGTGGATTTGCCGTATTAGGTGTCAATTTATGCATAATGGCATTACCTGCTCTTCTTGTACATTGGCTATTTGCAAAAAGACTTGAGCATGACAATTCCCGTCGTACTCAAATTACAGCAGGAATTGGAGCTGGTGTAATCGGTGTTGGCGGTTCAGCCTTGCTCGCCTCTCTAGTCTTAGCATTGGATGGAGGTAAAGCCTATAGCGATCTGATCATGCTTCTGGTGATATCACATATCCCCGTATTTATTATCGACAGTATCGTCAGTGTCGGTGTGGTCTTATTGTTAAACAAAATGTATCCAACAGCGCTCAGTGTGGTGAAATGA
- a CDS encoding DUF4198 domain-containing protein, which produces MKKTALLITALFGTSLANAHNVWLEPVKDVKGQYVVKFGHEETETYPQSKLKAVRLLDAKGQLQNATVNFKEGEAHFAAPDAAIAFIRFDNGVWSKLPSGKYVEKTKQQAPEAVLSVNPVKFGKAILHWDAQANKSHNMDYELIPQSEPKAGQPLDILVLVKGKPVQGIKVGLGEDHPFNLTNEKGIAQFTPKAGYNKVWAEFDEPVKDNPDYNKRSVEYMLTFDAK; this is translated from the coding sequence ATGAAAAAAACAGCATTACTTATCACTGCACTATTCGGTACTTCACTCGCTAATGCACATAATGTTTGGTTGGAGCCCGTTAAGGATGTAAAAGGGCAATATGTAGTTAAATTTGGTCATGAGGAAACCGAAACCTATCCTCAAAGTAAATTAAAAGCGGTACGCCTACTTGATGCTAAAGGCCAATTGCAAAATGCCACAGTAAACTTTAAAGAAGGCGAAGCACACTTTGCTGCACCTGATGCTGCCATCGCATTTATTCGCTTTGATAATGGCGTTTGGTCAAAATTGCCAAGCGGTAAATATGTCGAGAAAACCAAACAGCAAGCACCTGAAGCTGTACTCAGTGTTAACCCAGTCAAATTCGGCAAAGCGATTTTACACTGGGATGCGCAAGCAAATAAATCACACAACATGGATTATGAATTGATCCCACAAAGTGAACCGAAAGCGGGACAACCACTCGATATTCTTGTGTTAGTAAAAGGTAAACCGGTGCAAGGCATCAAAGTGGGTTTAGGCGAAGATCACCCATTCAACTTAACCAATGAAAAAGGTATTGCACAATTCACCCCTAAAGCGGGCTATAACAAAGTCTGGGCTGAATTTGACGAGCCGGTTAAAGACAACCCTGACTATAACAAACGTAGTGTTGAATATATGCTAACTTTTGACGCGAAATAA
- a CDS encoding MerR family transcriptional regulator: protein MKIGQLANIVGCTVEAVRFYEKQGLIEPAKRTSGNFRVYTEEHLKQLSFICYCRSLDISLKEIKMLLNPQCATQEQEREINELLDRHIREVSKRIHELAHLRIRLIQLKGKCSHFEQNNDLMNTLLQHSGINFVPLK from the coding sequence ATGAAAATTGGTCAGCTAGCCAACATTGTTGGCTGTACGGTGGAAGCCGTACGTTTCTATGAAAAACAAGGATTGATCGAACCCGCCAAGCGGACAAGTGGTAATTTTCGCGTTTATACGGAAGAGCATTTGAAACAACTTTCTTTTATTTGTTATTGCCGCAGTTTGGATATTTCACTAAAAGAAATCAAAATGTTGCTGAATCCGCAATGTGCCACTCAAGAGCAAGAAAGAGAAATCAATGAGCTGTTAGATCGACATATTCGAGAAGTATCAAAACGGATCCATGAATTAGCTCACTTACGAATTCGCTTAATTCAGCTCAAAGGTAAATGTAGCCATTTTGAGCAAAACAATGATTTAATGAATACTTTATTGCAGCACAGTGGCATTAATTTTGTGCCGCTAAAATGA
- the hypA gene encoding hydrogenase maturation nickel metallochaperone HypA codes for MHEMSLCQNIMDIIDQQQKKHEIHEVTDIWLEIGALSCVEQSAVEFCFEIMRKDTVAENCQLHFIHLPAIAWCWQCQKEVEIEAYQDCCPHCHSACLQRRSGTEFRVKEIAVK; via the coding sequence ATGCATGAGATGTCTCTCTGTCAGAATATTATGGACATTATTGATCAACAACAGAAAAAGCATGAAATCCATGAAGTGACAGATATTTGGCTAGAAATTGGGGCGCTGTCTTGTGTCGAGCAAAGTGCGGTAGAATTTTGCTTTGAAATTATGCGCAAAGATACCGTTGCTGAAAACTGTCAGTTACATTTTATTCATTTACCTGCGATTGCATGGTGCTGGCAATGTCAAAAGGAAGTTGAGATTGAAGCCTATCAAGATTGCTGTCCACATTGTCACAGTGCATGTTTACAACGTCGAAGTGGCACCGAATTTAGAGTGAAAGAAATTGCCGTAAAATAG
- the hypB gene encoding hydrogenase nickel incorporation protein HypB — translation MCTTCGCGHPDQVRIGELPHVHNDSNAQHATKLPNFSHSSFRMPDSPQQEETQQRLLKVEQDILGANNQLADMNRRFFANQHILALNLVSSPGSGKTTLLTTTLNALKNDYPCYVIEGDQQTENDADRIRQTGVPAIQVNTGKGCHLDAQMIGNALVKLQPQENSLMFIENVGNLVCPSEFDLGEHAKVVILSVTEGEDKPLKYPHMFAASKLMILNKVDLLPYLNFDVEKCIAYAKQVNPTIEVIQLSSQSGEGLQQWLDWLKAQER, via the coding sequence ATGTGTACAACCTGTGGCTGTGGCCATCCAGACCAAGTCAGAATCGGAGAATTACCGCATGTTCATAATGATTCCAATGCGCAACATGCAACAAAACTACCTAATTTTTCTCACTCCTCCTTCCGCATGCCAGACTCTCCACAACAAGAAGAAACCCAGCAACGGTTACTGAAAGTAGAACAAGATATTCTTGGTGCAAACAATCAATTAGCCGATATGAATCGTCGCTTTTTTGCCAATCAACACATTTTGGCACTTAATCTTGTTTCAAGTCCAGGTTCAGGCAAAACAACCTTGTTGACGACCACGCTAAACGCATTAAAAAATGACTATCCTTGTTATGTGATCGAAGGGGATCAACAAACAGAAAATGATGCGGATCGTATTCGTCAAACAGGTGTGCCAGCGATTCAAGTTAATACAGGCAAAGGTTGTCACTTAGATGCACAAATGATAGGTAATGCATTGGTGAAATTGCAGCCACAGGAAAATAGCCTGATGTTTATTGAAAATGTCGGAAATCTAGTTTGTCCGTCAGAATTTGATTTAGGTGAGCATGCCAAAGTGGTGATCTTATCTGTAACGGAAGGCGAAGATAAACCGCTAAAATATCCACATATGTTTGCAGCCTCTAAATTAATGATTTTAAATAAAGTGGATTTATTGCCGTACTTAAATTTCGATGTGGAAAAATGTATTGCTTATGCGAAACAAGTGAATCCAACAATTGAGGTTATCCAGTTGTCTTCTCAAAGTGGAGAAGGGTTACAGCAATGGCTAGACTGGTTAAAAGCGCAAGAACGATAG
- the hypD gene encoding hydrogenase formation protein HypD, whose protein sequence is MQFVDEFRDPELAKSLLQRLQKIMENQPHFTPENPLYLMEVCGGHTHTIFKFGLDRLLPKSIEFIHGPGCPVCVLPMGRIDVCIEIARRPEVIFCTFGDAMRVRGRLGSLLEAKAQGADVRIVYSPLDALNIASNNPDKKVVFFSLGFETTMPSAAITLQQAKKQQVKNFFVVCQNITIIPTLHSLLSQGQVKIDGFLAPGHVSMVIGSDPYQELCDTYHKPFVITGFEPLDILQAILMLVTQIVEKRCEVENQYKRIVHQHGNELAQQAISEVFRLKASSEWRGLGEIAESGVELTDDYQCFDAEAHFACQPHQVADDPDSRCGDVLIGKCKPADCPLFAKKCNPDNAYGALMVSSEGACAAYYQYRRE, encoded by the coding sequence ATGCAGTTTGTTGATGAATTTCGTGATCCTGAACTGGCTAAAAGTCTGTTACAGCGACTACAAAAAATAATGGAAAACCAACCGCACTTTACACCAGAAAATCCGTTATATTTGATGGAGGTCTGTGGCGGACATACTCATACTATTTTTAAATTTGGGTTGGATCGTTTATTACCCAAAAGCATTGAATTTATTCACGGTCCAGGCTGCCCGGTGTGTGTATTACCGATGGGACGAATTGATGTATGTATTGAGATTGCTCGTCGCCCAGAAGTCATTTTCTGTACTTTCGGTGATGCCATGCGAGTACGTGGACGTTTAGGTTCATTATTAGAAGCCAAAGCACAGGGTGCGGATGTTCGTATCGTTTATTCACCGCTTGATGCATTGAATATCGCATCAAATAATCCAGATAAAAAAGTGGTGTTCTTTTCACTCGGTTTTGAAACAACCATGCCGAGTGCTGCAATTACCTTGCAACAAGCGAAAAAACAACAGGTAAAAAACTTTTTTGTGGTATGTCAAAATATCACTATCATCCCAACATTACACAGCTTATTGTCACAAGGACAAGTCAAAATTGACGGCTTTCTTGCACCAGGTCATGTAAGCATGGTGATTGGTTCTGATCCTTATCAGGAATTGTGTGATACCTACCATAAGCCTTTTGTAATCACTGGTTTTGAGCCTTTAGATATCCTACAAGCAATTTTAATGTTGGTGACACAGATTGTTGAAAAACGCTGTGAAGTGGAAAATCAGTATAAACGTATCGTACACCAACATGGCAATGAGTTAGCACAACAGGCAATCAGTGAAGTGTTCCGCTTGAAAGCCAGTAGCGAATGGCGTGGATTAGGCGAAATTGCCGAATCGGGCGTAGAACTGACAGATGATTATCAATGCTTTGATGCAGAAGCGCATTTTGCTTGTCAGCCACATCAAGTTGCCGATGATCCTGATTCTCGTTGCGGAGATGTATTAATCGGCAAATGTAAGCCGGCGGATTGTCCATTATTTGCTAAAAAATGTAATCCTGACAATGCCTATGGTGCATTGATGGTATCTTCCGAAGGGGCATGCGCAGCCTATTATCAATATAGACGGGAATAA
- the hypE gene encoding hydrogenase expression/formation protein HypE: MTDFITMAHGNGGATMQELIRDYFVEAFDNPILSQGEDQARIALQELNALGGTLSFSTDSFVIDPIFFPGGDIGKLAVCGTANDVAVCGAVPKYLSCGFILEEGLPLETLKKLIQSMAKACQSAGIQVVTGDTKVVQKGAIDKVFINTAGIGVIPNGLDWGVHRIQPGDQIIVSGTLGDHGATILNLRENLGIQTDLHSDCAVLAPLIDCIRPIEGVKAVRDATRGGVNAVLHEFAQAQKVGIQIDETVLPIRQEVRGICELLGLDALNFANEGKLVIVADKEKTAEILTALRRHPLGENATVIGEVTTDGKVRAVGLFGQSRLLDLPRNEPLPRIC, encoded by the coding sequence ATGACTGATTTTATTACAATGGCACACGGAAATGGTGGTGCCACAATGCAAGAGTTGATCCGCGATTATTTTGTTGAGGCATTTGATAATCCGATACTTTCACAAGGCGAAGATCAGGCTCGTATTGCTTTACAAGAGTTAAATGCTTTAGGTGGAACATTGTCATTTTCTACCGATAGCTTTGTGATTGATCCGATTTTTTTCCCAGGTGGAGATATTGGTAAACTCGCTGTTTGTGGCACCGCTAACGATGTCGCGGTATGCGGTGCCGTACCAAAATATTTATCCTGTGGGTTTATTTTGGAAGAAGGCTTACCACTAGAAACTTTAAAAAAATTGATTCAATCGATGGCAAAAGCCTGCCAGTCAGCCGGTATTCAAGTGGTTACCGGTGATACCAAAGTAGTACAAAAAGGCGCGATAGATAAAGTGTTTATCAATACAGCAGGTATTGGAGTGATTCCAAACGGACTCGATTGGGGCGTGCATCGTATTCAACCAGGTGATCAGATTATTGTGAGTGGTACTTTAGGTGATCATGGCGCAACCATTTTGAATTTACGTGAAAATCTTGGTATTCAAACGGATTTACACAGTGATTGTGCTGTGCTTGCTCCACTCATTGATTGCATTCGTCCAATTGAAGGGGTGAAAGCTGTACGCGATGCGACCCGTGGTGGTGTAAATGCGGTACTTCATGAATTTGCACAGGCACAAAAAGTAGGGATTCAAATTGATGAAACGGTATTACCAATTCGTCAGGAAGTGCGCGGTATTTGTGAATTACTCGGTTTGGATGCGTTAAATTTTGCCAATGAAGGCAAATTGGTAATTGTGGCGGACAAAGAAAAAACAGCTGAAATTCTGACCGCACTTCGTCGCCATCCATTAGGTGAAAATGCGACCGTAATCGGCGAGGTAACGACTGATGGTAAAGTTCGAGCAGTTGGTCTTTTCGGTCAAAGTCGTTTATTAGACTTACCACGCAACGAACCTTTACCACGAATCTGTTAA
- a CDS encoding HI1450 family dsDNA-mimic protein, with amino-acid sequence MTTDIQKLDPDAAIDLAYDIFLEMAGENLDPADIMLFNLQFEDRGAVEFVETADDWEQEIGVLIDPEAFAEVWVGLVNEKDEMDDVFAKFLISHREEDREFHVIWKK; translated from the coding sequence ATGACAACTGATATTCAAAAACTCGATCCCGATGCAGCGATTGATCTTGCTTATGATATTTTCTTAGAGATGGCGGGGGAAAATCTCGATCCCGCTGATATTATGCTATTCAATCTGCAATTTGAAGATCGTGGTGCGGTTGAGTTTGTCGAAACAGCGGATGATTGGGAACAAGAAATTGGGGTGTTAATCGATCCTGAGGCTTTTGCTGAAGTTTGGGTCGGATTAGTAAATGAGAAAGATGAAATGGATGATGTGTTTGCGAAATTCTTAATTTCACACCGAGAAGAAGATCGTGAATTCCACGTTATTTGGAAAAAATAG
- a CDS encoding MarR family winged helix-turn-helix transcriptional regulator, with product MNNFELLGKHISEIDEVLDTWIDLKFALNYNHFAVLYCLASAENGQCTQKQICDEWYMPKQTVFNICKEFREKGWIEFYPSSTDKRERIMQLTNAGKLQAEPVYRATTEMFENAFNIFGKEKSSQLFALMSEFSQICRDVMNK from the coding sequence ATGAATAATTTTGAGTTGCTTGGTAAGCACATTTCAGAAATTGATGAGGTGCTGGATACATGGATCGATCTTAAGTTTGCACTTAATTACAATCATTTTGCAGTGCTTTATTGTTTAGCTAGTGCTGAAAATGGACAATGCACACAAAAGCAAATTTGTGATGAATGGTATATGCCAAAACAAACGGTGTTTAATATTTGCAAAGAATTTCGAGAAAAAGGCTGGATTGAATTTTATCCGAGTTCAACAGATAAACGTGAAAGGATTATGCAATTAACAAATGCAGGTAAATTGCAAGCAGAACCGGTTTATAGAGCGACGACAGAAATGTTTGAGAACGCATTTAATATATTTGGAAAAGAGAAATCTTCTCAACTTTTTGCATTAATGTCTGAATTTTCCCAAATCTGTCGAGATGTAATGAATAAATAA
- the ppc gene encoding phosphoenolpyruvate carboxylase produces the protein MTDEYRTLRHNINMLGRFLGETINDAQGEDILTLIENVRQLSKQSRAGDSQARKTLLDTLSTISNENIIPVARAFSHFLNLTNIAEQYQTVSRQHKDLQSSNRSLSALFQRLKALNISKEEVYKTVENLLIELVLTAHPTETTRRSLIHKHVEINKCLSKLEHDDLTPKERGIIERLLLRLIAEAWHTNEIRTVRPTPFDEAKWGYAMIENSLWQGVPEFLRQLNEHAREFLGYDLPVGLRPVRISSWMGGDRDGNPFVTSKITQQVLYFARWKAADLFLNDIKSLADELSMVKCTPEFTAKYGEHLEPYRFVVKALRAKLIATLDYFDDCLANRPPRVSQADIIMEDNQLWEPLYDCYQSLMACGMRIIANGSLLDILHRIRCFGVTLSQMDIRQESTRHTDAIAEITRYLGIGDYAQWSEAEKQSFLVRELNSRRPLIPTHWEPSAETQEILETCKVIAQQKQGVIACYIISMARSASDVLAVHLLLKEAGVPYHIPVVPLFETLDDLDASEGVMRQLFNIGWYRGVINNHQMVMIGYSDSAKDAGMMAASWAQYRAQEALVNLTEELGIELTLFHGRGGTIGRGGAPAHAALLSQPPRSLKNGLRVTEQGEMIRFKLGLPEVAVETFDLYASAILEANLLPPPEPKAEWRTVMDELSATSCDIYRSVVRGDKDFVPYFRSATPEQELSKLPLGSRPAKRNPNGGVESLRAIPWIFAWMQNRLMLPAWLGAGAAIQKIMDEGKGHIIEEMCKAWPFFSTRVGMLEMVFSKTDTWLSEQYDHNLVKKELWYLGENLRNQLNADIKTVLSLSHKDELMADLPWIADSIALRNVYTDPLNLLQVELLRRFRESPENPSPDVEQALMITITGIAAGMRNTG, from the coding sequence ATGACTGATGAGTATCGCACTCTCCGCCATAACATTAATATGCTAGGGCGTTTTCTTGGAGAAACCATTAATGATGCACAAGGCGAAGACATTCTCACTTTAATTGAAAATGTTCGCCAATTGTCAAAACAATCTCGAGCAGGCGATAGCCAAGCACGTAAAACATTGTTGGATACCCTTTCCACCATTTCAAATGAAAATATTATTCCTGTTGCACGAGCATTCAGCCATTTCCTTAACTTAACTAATATCGCTGAACAATACCAAACGGTCTCTCGCCAACACAAAGATTTACAATCTTCTAATCGTTCATTAAGTGCTTTATTCCAACGCTTAAAAGCATTAAATATTTCAAAAGAAGAAGTTTACAAAACCGTTGAAAACTTGCTCATTGAGCTAGTATTAACCGCACACCCAACCGAAACCACACGACGTTCGTTAATCCACAAACACGTTGAGATCAATAAATGCTTAAGCAAATTAGAGCACGATGATTTGACACCTAAAGAACGCGGCATTATTGAACGCTTGCTACTTCGTTTAATTGCTGAAGCATGGCATACCAATGAAATCCGTACCGTTCGCCCTACGCCATTCGATGAAGCAAAATGGGGATACGCCATGATTGAAAACAGCCTATGGCAAGGGGTGCCGGAATTCTTACGTCAATTAAATGAACATGCTCGTGAATTTTTGGGGTACGATTTACCAGTAGGCTTACGTCCTGTCCGAATTTCTTCTTGGATGGGTGGTGACCGTGATGGCAACCCATTTGTTACTTCAAAAATTACTCAACAAGTACTCTATTTTGCTCGTTGGAAAGCAGCAGATTTATTCTTAAATGACATTAAATCTCTTGCTGATGAATTATCTATGGTGAAATGCACACCAGAATTTACCGCAAAATATGGTGAGCATTTAGAGCCTTATCGTTTTGTAGTCAAAGCACTTCGTGCAAAACTTATCGCCACTCTTGATTACTTTGATGATTGCCTGGCAAATCGTCCGCCACGCGTAAGCCAAGCGGATATCATCATGGAAGATAATCAACTTTGGGAACCGCTCTATGATTGCTATCAATCATTAATGGCGTGTGGCATGCGGATTATCGCTAATGGTTCATTATTAGATATTTTGCATCGTATTCGTTGTTTTGGTGTCACTCTTTCACAAATGGATATCCGTCAAGAAAGTACCCGTCATACCGATGCTATTGCTGAAATCACCCGTTATCTTGGCATTGGCGATTATGCACAATGGAGCGAAGCAGAAAAACAATCTTTCTTAGTACGCGAGTTAAATTCTCGTCGCCCATTAATTCCAACCCATTGGGAGCCATCTGCTGAAACCCAAGAAATTTTAGAGACGTGTAAAGTCATTGCCCAACAAAAGCAAGGCGTAATTGCTTGCTATATTATTTCCATGGCAAGAAGTGCCTCTGATGTGCTTGCCGTGCATTTATTATTAAAAGAAGCGGGTGTGCCTTATCATATTCCTGTCGTGCCACTCTTTGAAACCTTAGATGACTTAGATGCTTCTGAAGGAGTCATGCGTCAATTATTCAATATTGGTTGGTATCGTGGCGTGATTAACAATCATCAAATGGTGATGATTGGTTATTCTGACTCTGCTAAAGATGCAGGTATGATGGCAGCTTCATGGGCACAATATCGTGCTCAAGAAGCATTAGTCAACTTAACCGAAGAACTAGGTATTGAGCTCACTTTATTCCATGGTCGTGGTGGTACAATCGGTCGAGGTGGTGCACCTGCACATGCGGCATTACTTTCTCAGCCACCGCGCTCACTTAAAAATGGTTTACGTGTGACTGAACAAGGGGAAATGATCCGCTTTAAACTTGGTTTACCCGAAGTTGCGGTTGAAACCTTTGATCTTTACGCGAGCGCGATTTTAGAAGCAAACTTACTCCCACCACCAGAACCTAAAGCAGAATGGCGTACTGTGATGGATGAACTTTCCGCTACTTCATGCGACATTTACCGTAGTGTTGTTCGTGGTGATAAAGACTTCGTGCCTTATTTCCGCAGTGCCACACCAGAACAAGAACTGTCTAAACTACCACTTGGCTCTCGCCCTGCAAAACGTAATCCAAATGGGGGCGTAGAAAGCTTACGTGCCATTCCATGGATTTTTGCTTGGATGCAAAACCGCTTAATGCTACCAGCATGGCTTGGTGCGGGTGCAGCTATTCAAAAAATTATGGATGAAGGCAAAGGTCATATTATTGAAGAAATGTGCAAAGCTTGGCCATTCTTCTCTACTCGTGTGGGGATGTTAGAAATGGTGTTCAGTAAAACCGATACGTGGCTTTCTGAGCAATATGATCATAACTTGGTGAAAAAAGAGCTTTGGTACTTAGGTGAAAATCTGCGTAATCAACTCAATGCAGATATTAAAACTGTGCTTTCTCTTTCTCACAAAGATGAATTAATGGCGGACTTACCGTGGATCGCGGATTCTATTGCATTACGTAATGTTTATACGGATCCGCTCAATCTCCTTCAAGTGGAATTGCTTCGTCGTTTCCGTGAGTCGCCTGAAAACCCAAGCCCTGATGTAGAACAAGCCCTGATGATTACCATCACAGGTATTGCCGCAGGTATGCGAAATACGGGCTAG